Part of the Quercus robur chromosome 5, dhQueRobu3.1, whole genome shotgun sequence genome, ATACTGGCACTGggtaacaaaaaaaatcatgctTTTGAAAACTGTAAGGGTTCCAACAATTGTGAAAGGTTTTGACAAATTGTAAATTATCAATCTACTCTATAACTTAAGCCAGCGTGAGTGGTCAATGTaatctgagtttttttttttttttaattgcattcaacatctttaaaaaattgttaatatgaTATTAATAACTTATGCTTGTAATGCTTTTGCATGATATTAAATTGTCTTACCAAGTTTGGTTCCCACAAGCACAATCGGCACGTTGGGAGCATAATGTTTTAGCTCAGGGATCCACTGTTAGACATGAATCCAATTGTCATTTCAAAGTCTTTGAATAAGCTGTGGATGATAACTTAAGAATGGAAAAATTACAGAAAAAAAACACCTTTTTGGAGATGTTCTCATAACTGGCCTTGCTGATGAGAGAGAAGGCCAACAAAAACACATCAGCTCCTCTATAACTTAGAGGCCTTAGCCTATTGTAATCTTCCTGCCCTGTAATGCACAAACGACTATACTAGCTTAGAGCCCATTAACTTCCTAAATATATGGAATCCTAACAtgattgtagttttttttttttttatatatatatatatatatatatatataacttgtgaaacatttatatttgagtttataatattttttgtattggcCCAAAAGACCCAATTGTAGTGTAAAGCACATTTACACCTAACCCTAATTgtgttatttctatatatacCCTAAACGTACAACATCATGTATCTCTAGtgtgttttgtctttttctttttcattgcttctgcatctatttttttttttttttcccttcaatttATTTAACATAACTTATTTTCCTGTAATAGAAGGACGAGAGACAGAGGAGAGAGCTCAATGCAATCTATGCCAAATATAACGTCAACACACTCAATGAGTTATCAATTTcataattaacattaaatatcTAAAAGGTGTACAAGTTGATACCTCATAAACATTTGTAAATCTAAAAGTATACTTGAGTGTCGTGGAATTTTAAGTAGTGAAGCATATTCAGGACATAAAATCTTAACCCTGAAACTTTATTGGACATGAAATTACCTGCAGTATCCCATAGACCAAGGTTCACTATACTACCATCCACTACCACATTGGCACTGAAATTGTCGAACACTGTTGGAACATAatcctagcaaaaaaaaaaagcataattgGTTTCCTCATGGCATGAGCATTGGTTATTAAACCCCCCctcaattccaaaaaaaaagaaaagaaaagaagaaatcatACCGTTGGAAAGGTGTTGCTAGTATACGAAATGAGCATGCAAGTCTTTCCTACAGCACCATCTCCCACAGTCACACACTTGATAAATCTGGATGTGCTCATTTTCTAAGGcccttattcttttttatttccaaacCAAGCAAAAAGTCTCCACTTATAATCACTTGAAAAGATAAGAAgagaattgaagaaaaatttgaagTATGAAAAGAAATGGAATGGGAAAAGGAGGGACTTAACTACCTAGAAGCTTAGCAATCACCCACTTTAGTTGAAacaattctaatttaaaatgaTTGCTCTTGCCctacttttctttcctttaagTGCAAGGCCAGAGCAACTTGGGTTAACAAAGTAGGTTTGGTGCTACTGTTAGTTGGTTAAGTGTTGGAGAAGGGAGGGAAAGAATGATGATGACAAGAGAAGAATTGCTTAGTTAACAAATACAACATGATTAGATTAGGAATATAAGATCCAAAAGTGTCAAAAAGGTTGTGCCTAATAGAAGGGTTTTGTTGGGTGTCTGCCATTATTACTAGTTGGTTCTGTGCTTATCTGATCTGAGCTAATATTTGCCTGTTTTTAGGCCCACTGCATTTttaaagcccaatacaatacaATTTATTAGATGAAGTTGCAAGGACATtgtaagaggaaaaaaaaaaaaaaaactagttatTGGTGGTATTAGACAACTGTTatctatattactatttaaggggttttctctatttgagattctcattttttttttactaaaaaagcTCCTCCACCCTtatatttaagtagagacaaaattaaaagacaatccAATAACAACTCTAACTCtcatatatactatatattacTGCATTTGAGAGTAATTAGAGTGtcacttaacttttttttttaattgtatattttaatttgtaatattaATCTAAATCATGAAACGGGTCTATTTCAATGTCAAgttgtttgatttttgtaagATACCAAACTTGAGAATTTTTCCCCCCTAAATAAAAGAGTAGAGGCGTTCTCGAAGAccctacatttttatttatttatttatttttgataattgagGACAATTGTATTCAAGATAGTAGAGGAGCAGTGCAAGCCCGTCTCTAACTTCAAGGCCCAAGATCCATTCCTGAACAAATGACATGGTTAAAAGCCCATCCTGATTGAGCAATCCATTTTGCAAGGATATGAGACAAGACATTAGAGTTCCTagatataaaacaaaaaaccaactAGAGATGGAACTTAAAGAAGCATTAATAATAAAAGTCATTTTGGCAAACGCCGGCTTGATATTGTTTGAGAACTAAGGTGATAATTTAAGTGaggttttttatatttaaatatcaaataaataaatttattaaaaactagCAAAACCAAGGCTAATTTTATATAGAAAATCTAAATCATAGTTTAAGTATAAAAGTTAACAAAAAGAATTGagaatttattgttattattttttaaaaaagtaggCTTATTTTATCTTGCATATAAGGTGATGTATGGTAAAGTATACttgtaatctaaattttaattttgattttattgttaAGAAAGAGATAGATATTGTTTGCTATGGTAGCCATGTGGGTGTGGGAGATTACATcgctaatattaaaattttaatgtgtAGGATACTggtttacaaaaaataaattctcaagttgttaggggaaattaattatcTAATGATTCgacatatttacaatttttttttttccaaacaatTTAAGGTTTCCAAGGTCTACCAAAAACAAGCTCAGCCTAAACCTAATTAAGCTTATGACTAGTTATGAAGGCATGGAAATTGGGCCAAATAAGATAAATCGACTTGAAGGGTACTTCAGTTGGGGAGAGCCCAACCATTGATGTCCCCGTCCAAATCacccaaaattttcatttaattttaattttgggatTGTAGAAGGATACAAAAGAAATTTACACTATGGAGGAAATTTACCTCAATTTTTCAAGGATAGTTTTCCTCCATACCAGTTTGGAAAAATTTCATCCAACCCATTATGTGACCACTCATAAAACCGTCCATGTCACCACACATGTATTACTTGAACAAATTACATGACTAATTAAATAAGTCATGTAGCTAAAACTATACATGAATATGTTTATCA contains:
- the LOC126726071 gene encoding rac-like GTP-binding protein RAC1, with translation MSTSRFIKCVTVGDGAVGKTCMLISYTSNTFPTDYVPTVFDNFSANVVVDGSIVNLGLWDTAGQEDYNRLRPLSYRGADVFLLAFSLISKASYENISKKWIPELKHYAPNVPIVLVGTKLDLREDKHFLADHPGAAPITTAQGEELRKMIGAVLYIECSSKTQQNVKTVFDAAIKVALRPPKPKRKKPRQQKPCAFL